In a genomic window of Dyadobacter fermentans DSM 18053:
- a CDS encoding LOG family protein, with amino-acid sequence MSEEVKPTNGELVDVSLLNPAVPEDEKRIKEAFEDRNWNEIKSADSWVVFKVMAEFVEGFDKLAKIGPCVSIFGSARTLPDNPYYKTAEDIAAKLVRHGYGVITGGGPGIMEAGNKGAFEQGGKSVGLNIKLPFEQHSNLYIDHDKSINFDFFFVRKVMFVKYSQGFIVMPGGFGTLDELFEAMTLIQTKKIGRFPIVLVGSTYWSGLLDWIKGTMLTEHNINPEDLKLISIVDTPDEAVKVIDTFYSKYLLKPNF; translated from the coding sequence ATGAGTGAAGAAGTAAAACCTACCAACGGAGAATTAGTGGACGTTTCTCTCCTCAACCCGGCCGTTCCCGAGGATGAGAAGAGGATCAAGGAGGCGTTTGAAGACCGCAACTGGAACGAGATCAAGAGTGCCGATTCGTGGGTTGTTTTCAAGGTAATGGCCGAATTTGTGGAAGGATTTGATAAACTGGCCAAAATCGGCCCGTGCGTTTCCATTTTCGGTTCTGCCCGTACTTTGCCCGACAACCCTTACTATAAAACCGCGGAAGACATTGCCGCCAAACTCGTGCGCCACGGATATGGCGTGATCACCGGCGGCGGGCCGGGTATCATGGAAGCCGGTAACAAAGGGGCTTTCGAACAAGGCGGAAAGTCGGTCGGATTGAATATAAAACTGCCGTTTGAACAGCACAGCAACCTTTACATCGACCACGACAAGAGCATCAATTTCGACTTCTTTTTCGTGCGGAAAGTCATGTTTGTCAAATACTCGCAGGGCTTCATCGTGATGCCCGGCGGATTCGGCACGCTCGACGAGCTATTTGAGGCGATGACGCTCATCCAAACCAAAAAAATCGGCCGCTTCCCGATCGTGCTCGTGGGCAGCACCTACTGGTCGGGCCTGCTCGACTGGATCAAAGGGACTATGCTCACCGAACACAATATCAATCCGGAAGACCTGAAACTGATCAGCATAGTAGACACGCCCGACGAGGCCGTAAAAGTGATCGACACATTCTACTCGAAATACCTGCTGAAACCCAACTTCTAG
- the rpiB gene encoding ribose 5-phosphate isomerase B: MRKIAIGSDHAGFPYKQPVIDWLTTNGFEVKDFGTYSADSADYADFAHPVASGVESKEFEKGVLLCGSGQGVCITANKHQGVRAALVWDLPLAPLARQHNDANVICFPVRFIELETALASLEAFLSTEFEGGRHQTRVDKISC; the protein is encoded by the coding sequence ATGAGAAAAATTGCTATCGGCTCCGATCACGCAGGTTTCCCCTACAAGCAACCGGTTATCGACTGGCTTACCACGAATGGTTTTGAAGTAAAGGACTTTGGGACATACAGCGCCGACTCGGCCGACTATGCGGATTTTGCGCATCCTGTGGCGAGCGGAGTGGAAAGCAAGGAGTTCGAAAAAGGGGTGTTGCTCTGCGGAAGCGGCCAGGGCGTGTGCATTACGGCGAACAAGCATCAGGGCGTGCGCGCTGCGCTCGTGTGGGATTTGCCTTTGGCCCCGTTGGCGCGCCAGCATAACGATGCGAATGTGATCTGCTTCCCCGTGCGTTTCATCGAGCTGGAAACGGCATTGGCTAGTCTGGAAGCATTTTTAAGCACCGAGTTTGAAGGCGGCCGTCACCAGACGCGCGTCGATAAGATTTCCTGCTAG
- the rbfA gene encoding 30S ribosome-binding factor RbfA, with amino-acid sequence MESKRQQKVGRQIQKDLGEIFQKDAQHLTHGSFVTITAVRVTPDLSIARAYLSFLPDKNKTMLLETIRENTRFIRQKLAERVRHQLRIVPHLQFYIDDTAEYAAKMDQLFADLVIPPAQPDEEEDTY; translated from the coding sequence ATGGAATCCAAAAGACAACAAAAAGTAGGCAGACAGATACAAAAGGACCTGGGGGAAATATTCCAGAAAGATGCGCAGCACCTTACCCATGGCTCGTTTGTAACGATCACTGCCGTACGGGTCACGCCCGATTTGAGCATCGCCAGGGCTTACCTGAGCTTTTTGCCCGATAAAAATAAAACCATGCTGCTGGAAACGATCCGGGAAAATACCCGATTCATCCGCCAGAAACTCGCCGAACGCGTCCGTCACCAGCTGAGGATCGTTCCGCACCTGCAATTTTATATCGACGACACGGCCGAATACGCAGCCAAAATGGATCAGTTGTTTGCGGACCTGGTGATCCCGCCCGCACAGCCCGACGAGGAGGAAGATACCTACTGA